The following coding sequences are from one Diospyros lotus cultivar Yz01 chromosome 7, ASM1463336v1, whole genome shotgun sequence window:
- the LOC127806208 gene encoding dolichyl-diphosphooligosaccharide--protein glycosyltransferase subunit 1B yields MEALRGLGAILLSSLVFVAHFSLFASSSFLSSQDLQIVNAERRIDLTSHIVRVYLTLKVKNIGTSPASEILLAFPPVQVEHMAIVKAAVTAGKKKMKSYLPLDVKPTEMPEAPNGTKYFLISLLNPLSVGESVTLEVLYVLTHSLEPFPLEISQSESQLVYYHDSAIILSPYHIKKQITFIKTPTAKVESFSRVEPTDRAGTEIKYGPYEDRPPYSFSPVIVHFENNNPFAVVEELVREVEISHWGSLLITEQYKLVHAGARHKGIFSRIEYQSRPSSNGASSFKGLLAILPPRVHSVYYRDEIGNISSSHLRTDYRKSELEIEPRYPLFGGWKATFVIGYGLPLQDFLFESSDGRRYLNLSFGCPLVETLVDKMTIKVVLPEGSKGPSAVVAFPVEQHLQTSYSYLDVVGRTVVVLEKKNVVPEHNAPFQVYYHFNPIFMLAEPLILASVFFFFFVACVAYLHVDLSIQK; encoded by the exons atggaagctcTCAGAGGACTTGGAGCAATCCTACTTTCCTCGCTCGTTTTTGTCGCCCACTTCTCTCTCTTTGCTTCTTCGTCTTTTCTCTCCTCACAGGACCTGCAGATCGTCAACGCCGAACGCAGA ATTGACTTGACTTCCCACATTGTTAGGGTTTACTTGACTCTTAAG GTTAAAAATATTGGGACATCTCCAGCTTCAGAAATCCTTCTTGCTTTTCCACCTGTCCAAGTTGAGCACATGGCAATTGTCAAAGCGGCAGTGACCGctggaaagaagaagatgaaatcttatttaccTCTTGATGTGAAGCCAACTGAAATGCCTGAGGCACCAAATGGAACTAAATACTTCTTGATTTCATTACTCAATCCGTTAAGTGTGGGAGAATCAGTAACACTTGAAGTGCTTTATGTATTGACACACTCTTTAGAGCCATTTCCATTGGAGATAAGTCAGTCAGAGTCGCAATTGGTATACTATCATGATAGTGCAATAATATTATCACCGTATCACATTAAGAaacaaataacatttataaagaCACCAACTGCTAAGGTGGAATCATTCTCTAGAGTTGAGCCCACTGACCGTGCGGGTACAGAAATAAAGTATGGTCCATATGAAGACCGTCCTCCATATTCATTTTCTCCTGTAATTGTTCATTTTGAGAATAACAATCCATTTGCTGTTGTTGAGGAGCTTGTGAGGGAGGTGGAAATATCTCACTGGGGCAGCCTTCTGATTACAGAGCAGTACAAACTGGTCCATGCTGGAGCTCGACACAAAGGCATCTTTTCAAG GATCGAATATCAATCCAGGCCATCATCTAATGGCGCATCTTCATTCAAAGGACTTCTTGCAATATTACCACCTAGAGTTCACTCTGTCTATTATCGTGATGAAATTGGAAATATCTCCTCATCGCATTTACGTACAGATTATAGGAAG TCAGAATTGGAAATAGAGCCACGCTATCCTTTGTTTGGGGGCTGGAAGGCCACTTTTGTCATTGGATATGGGCTACCACTGCAAGACTTCCTTTTTGAGTCTTCTGATGGTAGACGTTACTTGAACTTAAGCTTTGGATGTCCTCTTGTTGAGACTTTGGTAGACAAGATGACCATCAAA GTGGTGCTGCCAGAGGGATCAAAAGGCCCTTCTGCTGTGGTTGCTTTTCCAGTAGAACAACACCTGCAG ACCAGCTATTCATACCTTGATGTGGTTGGAAGGACTGTCGTAGTCTTGGAGAAGAAAAATGTGGTTCCTGAACACAATGCTCCTTTCCAG